One genomic region from Pseudomonadota bacterium encodes:
- a CDS encoding expansin-like protein encodes MNHRILMLIAAVGWAGCSDGGGAPGGDGGIADQPGADCGSVRLTQYAASAGGYCEFDRTTEVLPADVQAGMTTAIAEPWNGSSYGGDPGEACGECWEIDTINGTRIVMVHDLCPIEGNPLCAGGHFHFDLAAEAAEALGGGALDEASTRRVPCPVEGNVFAQIIDRNEWGYVRLQFVNHRIPIRTAEFRAADGDTWFALERSGGAWHVLENGEAFAADGPGGAFRLTSAQGEVLEGVNVLDYGTGVGSVFDLGAQLTDQDPKEHETCEFVPPADVYVDGWGGIPDVRWAPNPWDGTEIAEVESGCRSGSCLRVDPLPQWSGFHLTYRQSFPASTFSSLTLWARAASGEGAIDVAPNGDGGQCPVTSAAVGSEWTQITIDVASACDGYGTLNMVTVQNTGDAFELLLDDVVWAE; translated from the coding sequence ATGAATCACCGAATCCTTATGCTCATCGCTGCGGTCGGTTGGGCCGGCTGCTCGGACGGCGGCGGCGCTCCGGGCGGCGACGGAGGGATCGCGGATCAGCCGGGCGCGGATTGCGGCAGCGTCCGCCTGACGCAGTACGCCGCGAGCGCGGGCGGGTACTGCGAGTTCGATCGCACGACAGAAGTGCTCCCCGCGGACGTGCAGGCCGGGATGACGACCGCGATCGCCGAGCCCTGGAACGGCTCGTCGTACGGCGGCGATCCGGGAGAGGCGTGCGGCGAGTGCTGGGAGATCGACACCATCAACGGGACGCGGATCGTCATGGTGCACGATCTCTGCCCGATCGAGGGCAACCCCTTGTGCGCGGGCGGGCACTTCCACTTCGATCTCGCGGCCGAGGCGGCCGAGGCGCTCGGGGGCGGCGCGCTCGACGAGGCCTCGACGCGGCGGGTGCCGTGCCCGGTCGAGGGGAACGTCTTCGCGCAGATCATCGACCGCAACGAGTGGGGCTACGTCCGGCTGCAGTTCGTCAACCACCGGATTCCGATCCGGACGGCGGAGTTCCGCGCGGCGGACGGCGACACCTGGTTCGCGCTCGAGCGGAGCGGCGGCGCCTGGCACGTCCTGGAGAACGGCGAGGCGTTCGCCGCCGACGGTCCGGGCGGCGCCTTCCGGCTGACCTCGGCGCAGGGGGAGGTCCTGGAGGGGGTGAACGTCCTCGACTACGGGACCGGCGTCGGCTCGGTCTTCGACCTCGGCGCGCAGCTCACGGACCAGGATCCGAAGGAGCACGAGACGTGCGAGTTCGTCCCGCCCGCGGACGTCTACGTCGACGGCTGGGGCGGCATCCCCGACGTGCGGTGGGCGCCGAACCCGTGGGACGGCACCGAGATCGCGGAGGTCGAGTCGGGCTGCCGCTCCGGATCGTGCCTGCGCGTCGATCCGCTGCCGCAGTGGTCGGGTTTCCACCTCACCTACCGGCAGTCGTTCCCGGCCTCGACGTTCTCGTCGCTCACGCTCTGGGCGCGCGCCGCGTCGGGAGAGGGCGCCATCGACGTGGCGCCGAACGGCGACGGCGGGCAGTGCCCGGTCACGAGCGCGGCGGTCGGCTCCGAATGGACGCAGATCACCATCGACGTCGCGAGCGCCTGCGACGGGTACGGCACGCTGAACATGGTCACGGTCCAGAACACGGGGGACGCGTTCGAGCTCCTGCTGGACGACGTGGTTTGGGCGGAGTGA
- a CDS encoding TIGR00266 family protein → MPYEIKHSPEFAIIDYHLAAGESVIAESGAMVSMSSNVKMKTEARGGILAAAKRKLLGGESIFQNTFTAEGGAGRVMLAPGAPGDVIAFDLEAGRSLMIQSSAYLAATPTVQLDTKWGGAKGFFSGVGMFLLKATGPGTVFVCSYGAIYPKRCDGQYIVDTDHIVAFQDSVTYSISKVGGIKSLFFGGEGLVAKFSGQGMIYAQTRSPSAMAAFLHPYRPVKNNN, encoded by the coding sequence ATGCCATACGAGATCAAGCACTCCCCCGAGTTCGCGATCATCGACTACCACCTCGCGGCCGGCGAGTCCGTCATCGCCGAGTCCGGCGCGATGGTGTCCATGTCGTCCAACGTGAAGATGAAGACCGAGGCGCGCGGCGGGATCCTCGCGGCGGCCAAGCGCAAGCTGCTCGGAGGCGAGTCGATCTTCCAGAACACGTTCACCGCCGAGGGCGGCGCCGGGCGGGTGATGCTCGCGCCGGGCGCGCCGGGCGACGTCATCGCCTTCGACCTCGAGGCCGGCCGCTCGCTCATGATCCAGTCGTCCGCGTACCTCGCGGCGACGCCGACCGTGCAGCTCGACACGAAGTGGGGCGGCGCCAAGGGGTTCTTCTCCGGCGTCGGGATGTTCCTGCTCAAGGCGACCGGGCCGGGCACCGTCTTCGTCTGCTCCTACGGCGCGATCTACCCGAAGCGCTGTGACGGCCAGTACATCGTCGACACCGATCACATCGTCGCCTTCCAGGACTCGGTGACCTACTCGATCTCCAAGGTCGGCGGCATCAAGTCGCTGTTCTTCGGCGGCGAGGGGCTCGTCGCGAAGTTCAGCGGACAGGGGATGATCTACGCCCAGACGCGCAGCCCCTCGGCGATGGCCGCGTTCCTGCACCCGTACCGGCCGGTGAAGAACAACAACTGA
- a CDS encoding PQQ-binding-like beta-propeller repeat protein has protein sequence MARIVKTACPDCGARLQFDPEGTEAKCEYCGAVSRIEKQKPPKGQAPQQFQGHVVYVPKAGHSWIAFIILPVVLTMAIGGGVMTKVFGAIGGVESGGVGAGGLAGQGLLEHMQWQGNYQPVLLDVNQDGAVDPIGWVRFLNGSSTLDHLAAFDAATGNRLWITPAITDSSQSYNCRVALSGDKIVVADTTGVLRAFSAYNGQLVWTAMLGERADRICGAGAGYVRVETTDKRSLTVVLATGQVTPTGTVERGTPCVGVQAPDRDESLYSRLAGGTWDEGGVKNPEIPGMDVEVVAVDAVTGAYVALGVKSPGTRVPTAALYDPRTVTEKKPQAAPRWMTAIPAVNPLTVQEGDPETAAIAQGRLIVPYALQGSEAGWRLACLEVASGRSLWDVPIPNASSGSMGKVVASDRQVFLSHWTWLDVFDLGTGQHRMTIGVW, from the coding sequence ATGGCGCGCATCGTGAAGACGGCTTGCCCCGACTGCGGGGCGCGGTTGCAGTTCGATCCCGAGGGCACCGAGGCGAAGTGCGAGTACTGCGGCGCGGTGTCGCGCATCGAGAAGCAGAAGCCGCCCAAGGGCCAGGCCCCGCAGCAGTTCCAGGGGCACGTCGTCTACGTGCCCAAGGCGGGCCACTCGTGGATCGCGTTCATCATCCTGCCTGTCGTGCTCACGATGGCGATCGGCGGCGGGGTCATGACCAAGGTCTTCGGCGCGATAGGCGGCGTGGAGTCGGGCGGGGTGGGCGCCGGCGGCCTCGCGGGGCAGGGGCTGCTCGAGCACATGCAGTGGCAGGGCAACTACCAGCCGGTGCTCCTGGACGTCAACCAGGACGGCGCGGTGGATCCGATCGGCTGGGTCCGCTTCCTGAACGGCTCCTCCACGCTGGATCACCTCGCGGCGTTCGACGCGGCGACCGGGAACCGCCTGTGGATCACGCCGGCCATCACGGACAGCTCGCAGTCGTACAACTGCCGGGTCGCGCTCTCCGGCGACAAGATCGTCGTCGCGGACACGACCGGCGTGCTCCGGGCGTTCTCCGCGTACAACGGCCAGCTCGTGTGGACCGCGATGCTCGGCGAGCGGGCCGATCGCATCTGCGGCGCGGGCGCGGGTTACGTCCGCGTCGAGACGACCGACAAGCGCTCCCTCACCGTCGTCCTCGCCACCGGGCAGGTCACGCCCACCGGGACGGTCGAGAGGGGGACGCCCTGCGTCGGCGTGCAGGCGCCGGACCGGGACGAGAGCCTGTACTCGAGGCTCGCGGGCGGCACCTGGGACGAGGGCGGCGTGAAGAACCCGGAGATCCCCGGCATGGACGTGGAGGTCGTCGCGGTGGACGCGGTCACCGGCGCGTACGTGGCGCTCGGCGTCAAGAGCCCGGGCACGCGGGTGCCCACGGCGGCGCTCTACGATCCGCGCACCGTGACCGAGAAGAAGCCCCAGGCCGCGCCGCGCTGGATGACGGCCATCCCCGCGGTCAACCCGCTCACCGTCCAGGAGGGCGACCCCGAGACCGCCGCGATCGCCCAAGGCCGCCTGATCGTGCCGTACGCCCTGCAGGGGTCGGAGGCGGGGTGGCGGCTCGCGTGCCTCGAGGTCGCCTCCGGCCGCAGCCTGTGGGACGTCCCGATCCCGAACGCCTCGTCGGGGTCGATGGGCAAGGTCGTGGCGTCGGATCGCCAGGTCTTCCTGTCGCACTGGACCTGGCTCGACGTCTTCGATCTCGGAACGGGCCAGCACCGGATGACGATCGGGGTGTGGTGA
- a CDS encoding VCBS repeat-containing protein — MRVVIVVASVFALMSSACTCDESRSEGHDPDSSPDSGADAGGDACTDVDADSDVDAGVDASADCVLATLFFEEFVIADASIHVFMAAGDFNEDGIVDLVVTQSSTIGVFLGNGEDGIGDGTMSYDASYLTGENPYGIAVADFDEDGVLDLAVNNFLDNDISILLGDGVDGIGDGTFASPVDYPTGEGPYAIEVADLDEDDVFDLVTANISDNTISILFGNGSDGVGDGTFATQVTYGDLVYLPGYVEVADLNEDGIPDLVVAGNSSANVRVLYGNGFDGHADGTFAVGGAFTVGDHPHATIAADFDEDGHLDLAVSNYESNDISILLGTGETGDGAFLEQVVYPVGNVPSNLALSDLDNDGVLDLAVSNKLSDTVGILAGCGEGGIGDGTFGAQVEYSVQEGPGSIIAADFDEDGLMDLATANHVSDSIFILYGEWAE, encoded by the coding sequence ATGAGAGTGGTCATCGTCGTCGCTTCAGTGTTCGCGCTCATGTCATCGGCTTGCACGTGCGACGAATCACGGAGCGAAGGGCATGATCCGGACTCAAGTCCGGATTCAGGTGCCGACGCTGGCGGCGACGCCTGCACGGATGTCGATGCCGATTCAGACGTCGACGCGGGCGTGGACGCCTCGGCCGACTGTGTTCTGGCAACGTTGTTTTTCGAGGAGTTCGTCATCGCGGACGCGAGTATTCACGTTTTCATGGCCGCGGGCGACTTTAACGAGGACGGCATTGTCGACTTGGTGGTCACTCAGAGCAGTACAATTGGCGTGTTTCTGGGAAATGGCGAAGACGGGATCGGCGACGGCACGATGAGCTACGACGCGAGCTACCTGACCGGGGAGAACCCCTATGGAATCGCGGTCGCGGATTTCGATGAGGACGGCGTTCTCGATCTGGCAGTGAACAACTTCCTGGATAACGACATCAGCATCCTACTCGGCGATGGCGTGGACGGGATTGGCGACGGCACCTTCGCGTCGCCCGTCGACTACCCGACCGGAGAAGGCCCATACGCTATCGAGGTTGCCGATCTCGACGAAGACGATGTCTTTGATCTCGTGACCGCCAACATCAGCGACAACACCATCAGCATCCTGTTCGGTAATGGATCGGACGGGGTAGGCGACGGTACTTTCGCGACACAGGTGACCTACGGCGATCTCGTGTATCTCCCCGGGTACGTCGAGGTTGCTGACCTCAACGAGGACGGAATCCCGGACCTCGTGGTCGCGGGCAACAGCAGCGCGAATGTGAGGGTCCTGTACGGCAACGGCTTCGATGGGCACGCGGACGGCACGTTCGCAGTTGGCGGCGCTTTCACTGTTGGGGATCACCCGCATGCGACCATCGCGGCCGACTTCGACGAGGACGGGCATCTCGACCTCGCCGTGTCGAACTACGAATCGAACGACATCAGCATTCTACTCGGCACGGGCGAGACTGGAGATGGCGCGTTCCTGGAACAGGTTGTCTACCCGGTCGGGAACGTCCCTTCGAATCTCGCCTTGAGCGACCTTGACAATGATGGGGTTCTCGATCTCGCTGTGAGCAACAAGCTCAGCGACACAGTGGGGATCCTCGCGGGCTGCGGTGAGGGTGGAATAGGTGACGGTACGTTCGGCGCACAAGTTGAATACAGCGTTCAGGAGGGACCAGGCAGCATCATTGCTGCGGACTTTGACGAAGACGGCCTCATGGACCTCGCGACCGCGAACCACGTTTCCGACTCTATTTTCATCTTGTACGGCGAGTGGGCCGAATAA
- a CDS encoding response regulator, whose translation MDDDPLLLNSICRRLEGIGVYSVDRASNARQAITLARNNPDLALVDVGLGRGEPSGIDLVRDLRDEGYRGHVCMLTGDDDAGTMLRALIAGADDYLLKLRCRLPDDVEAMLERRVGRPPRAALDPEAHGRFLRSAGLTSDQICVLCAYAALGFPENKALADQLEMTVAATSKTITRAEEKLGLENRAQFVRLLTVLSGFGLRERPGAG comes from the coding sequence GTGGATGACGACCCCCTCCTCCTGAATTCGATCTGCCGTCGGCTGGAAGGGATTGGCGTCTACAGCGTGGATCGCGCCTCGAACGCGCGGCAGGCGATCACGCTCGCGCGAAACAACCCCGATCTCGCGCTCGTCGACGTGGGGCTCGGGCGGGGCGAGCCGAGCGGAATCGATCTCGTGCGCGACCTGCGCGACGAGGGGTACCGAGGCCACGTGTGCATGCTGACCGGCGACGACGACGCGGGCACGATGTTGCGCGCGTTGATCGCCGGCGCGGACGACTACCTGCTCAAGCTGCGCTGCCGCCTCCCCGATGACGTCGAGGCGATGCTGGAGCGGCGAGTCGGGCGGCCGCCGCGCGCCGCGCTCGACCCGGAGGCGCACGGCCGGTTCCTGCGCTCGGCCGGGCTCACGAGCGATCAGATCTGCGTCCTCTGCGCGTACGCGGCGCTCGGCTTCCCGGAGAACAAGGCGCTCGCCGACCAACTCGAGATGACGGTCGCGGCGACGAGCAAGACGATCACGCGCGCCGAAGAGAAGCTCGGTCTGGAGAACCGCGCGCAGTTCGTGCGGCTGCTGACGGTGCTCTCAGGTTTCGGGCTGCGGGAGCGGCCCGGCGCGGGGTGA
- a CDS encoding TIGR00266 family protein, with translation MQHTIEFGPAYAMATIEMAAGEEVTVEAGSMVGMSDGLQIKTHIGGNRVGFFGAILNFLGALVKKFLGGETFFVNTYKPPEGSAGRVLVAPALAGDILHYPLDGTRTLIVQASSFLASSGDVTVKTKFGGLKSLFSGQGAFWLVVSGSGDLWVNCYGAVEHVDVREKYIVDTGHIVGFEDTLDYQIKGAGGLKQTILSGEGLTCHFSGQGKLYIQTRTVGGLVGWITPRLQG, from the coding sequence ATGCAGCACACCATCGAGTTCGGCCCCGCGTACGCCATGGCGACTATCGAAATGGCCGCCGGGGAGGAGGTGACCGTCGAGGCGGGATCCATGGTCGGCATGAGCGACGGCCTGCAGATCAAGACGCACATCGGCGGCAACCGGGTGGGCTTCTTCGGCGCGATCCTGAACTTCCTCGGCGCGCTCGTGAAGAAGTTCCTCGGCGGTGAGACGTTCTTCGTGAACACCTACAAGCCGCCGGAGGGGAGCGCCGGGAGGGTGCTCGTGGCGCCGGCGCTCGCGGGCGACATCCTCCACTACCCGCTCGACGGGACGCGGACGCTCATCGTCCAGGCGTCGAGCTTCCTCGCGTCCTCCGGCGACGTGACCGTGAAGACGAAGTTCGGCGGGCTCAAGAGCCTCTTCTCCGGCCAGGGCGCGTTCTGGCTCGTCGTGTCCGGCTCCGGCGATCTCTGGGTAAACTGCTACGGCGCCGTCGAGCACGTCGACGTCCGGGAGAAGTACATCGTCGACACCGGGCACATCGTCGGCTTCGAGGACACGCTCGACTACCAGATCAAGGGCGCCGGGGGTCTGAAGCAGACGATCCTGTCGGGCGAGGGGCTGACCTGCCACTTCTCGGGCCAGGGCAAGCTGTACATCCAGACGCGCACGGTCGGCGGCCTCGTCGGCTGGATCACGCCGCGGCTGCAGGGTTGA
- a CDS encoding IgGFc-binding protein, with translation MRELYLIMALCAAFGAAAACESADGYRSGDADSDADSDADTDADTDTDADSDSDSDSDTEPEDCTEGQLFCIGDAVYECTGPDDESALVEECGDPLICLNGMCVEDSECGYALAYKSNVGCEYWAVDMDNSTPNQPYAIVVSNLEADTAVVTVEKRTATGYEPQEVANVGSKETYVFMLGDTTTAGSYSIPYKAFRVTSDLPIVAYQFNPYAGLMGDESDICTNDGSLLLAASGLDKYYYVLSYPANTGSASMNIIGTVDGTIVHVVPTANVDAGSGVSYTPAGTEMVFSLNASDVVQLNSSGDLSGTWVEADFPVAAFGGNTCAQVPTGTAYCDHVEHQLFPVTTWSYEYVAARTPIRNTTMAAENDYWRIVASEDDTVITTTPNVPGIPATMSKGQVVEVPANFSFHVDSTQPIMIGQFLTGTDATDVDFYGACGDPAFALVPPVEQFMTNYVFLAPEKYIADYVVITLPAGLEVLLDDAPIVGNPECIVETLSADWDIAHCGIADFTHTVDAEEPVGITVWGYGGRVSYGYTGGVDLETINPIIIE, from the coding sequence ATGCGTGAGCTTTACTTGATCATGGCGCTGTGCGCGGCGTTCGGCGCGGCGGCGGCGTGCGAGTCCGCCGACGGATACCGGAGCGGCGACGCGGATTCCGACGCGGATTCCGACGCGGACACGGACGCCGACACGGACACGGACGCGGATTCCGATTCGGACTCCGACTCGGACACGGAGCCCGAGGACTGCACGGAGGGCCAGCTCTTCTGCATCGGCGACGCCGTGTACGAGTGCACCGGCCCGGATGACGAGAGCGCCCTCGTCGAGGAGTGCGGCGATCCGCTCATCTGCCTGAACGGCATGTGCGTCGAGGACTCGGAGTGCGGCTACGCGCTCGCGTACAAGTCGAACGTGGGCTGCGAGTACTGGGCCGTGGACATGGACAACTCGACGCCGAACCAGCCGTACGCGATCGTCGTGAGCAACCTCGAGGCGGACACCGCGGTGGTCACGGTCGAGAAGCGCACCGCGACCGGGTACGAGCCCCAGGAGGTCGCGAACGTCGGCTCGAAGGAGACCTACGTGTTCATGCTCGGGGACACGACGACCGCGGGCAGTTACAGCATCCCGTACAAGGCGTTCCGCGTGACGTCCGACCTGCCGATCGTCGCGTACCAGTTCAACCCCTACGCCGGGCTGATGGGCGACGAGTCGGACATCTGCACGAACGACGGCAGCCTGCTGCTCGCGGCGTCCGGGCTGGACAAGTACTACTACGTGCTCTCGTACCCGGCGAACACGGGGTCCGCGAGCATGAACATCATCGGGACAGTGGACGGGACCATCGTGCATGTCGTCCCGACCGCAAACGTCGATGCCGGGAGCGGCGTCTCGTACACGCCCGCCGGCACGGAGATGGTGTTCTCGCTCAACGCCTCGGACGTCGTGCAGCTGAACTCCTCGGGCGATCTGTCCGGCACGTGGGTCGAGGCGGACTTCCCGGTGGCCGCGTTCGGCGGCAACACCTGCGCCCAGGTGCCGACCGGGACCGCCTACTGCGATCACGTCGAGCACCAACTGTTCCCGGTGACGACGTGGAGCTACGAGTACGTCGCCGCGCGCACGCCGATCCGCAACACGACGATGGCGGCCGAGAACGACTACTGGCGGATCGTCGCGTCCGAGGACGACACCGTGATCACGACCACGCCGAACGTGCCGGGGATCCCTGCGACGATGAGCAAGGGGCAGGTCGTCGAGGTGCCGGCGAACTTCTCGTTCCACGTCGACTCCACGCAACCCATCATGATAGGCCAGTTCCTCACCGGGACCGACGCGACAGACGTCGACTTCTACGGCGCGTGCGGCGATCCGGCGTTCGCCCTCGTGCCGCCGGTGGAGCAGTTCATGACGAACTACGTGTTCCTCGCGCCCGAGAAGTACATCGCGGACTACGTCGTGATCACGCTTCCCGCCGGGCTCGAGGTGCTGCTCGACGACGCCCCGATCGTCGGCAACCCGGAGTGCATCGTCGAGACGCTGAGCGCGGACTGGGACATCGCGCACTGCGGCATCGCCGACTTCACGCACACGGTCGATGCGGAAGAGCCCGTGGGGATCACGGTCTGGGGCTACGGCGGCCGCGTCTCCTACGGCTACACGGGCGGCGTCGACCTCGAGACCATCAACCCGATCATCATCGAGTAG
- a CDS encoding TIGR00266 family protein produces the protein MRFENVFGPGYTLCICRLDQGDKVVAESGAMVTQDAHLRMETSASAGKGIGGMLKGLGRKMFLGESFFRNTFHAESGPGEVTFAPKLPGDIMVYEMRGQDLIVQQTSYLAAAPTVEIETKWGGFKSFFGEGRMFWIRAFGTGPLALNAFGAIKEIQVDGYFTIDTGHIVAFEPTLSFSIKRVGSWFSTFFSSEGLVCRFAGSGKLYIQTRNPNEFGTLIGAKLPPRNG, from the coding sequence ATGCGATTCGAAAACGTATTCGGACCGGGTTACACGCTGTGCATCTGCCGCCTCGACCAGGGCGACAAGGTCGTGGCCGAGAGCGGCGCCATGGTGACGCAGGACGCGCACCTGCGCATGGAGACCTCCGCGTCGGCCGGCAAGGGCATCGGCGGGATGCTCAAGGGGCTCGGCCGCAAGATGTTCCTCGGCGAGTCGTTCTTCCGCAACACGTTCCACGCCGAGAGCGGCCCGGGCGAGGTGACGTTCGCGCCCAAGCTGCCGGGCGACATCATGGTGTACGAGATGCGCGGGCAGGACCTCATCGTGCAGCAGACCTCGTACCTCGCGGCCGCGCCCACGGTGGAGATCGAGACGAAGTGGGGCGGCTTCAAGAGCTTCTTCGGCGAGGGCCGGATGTTCTGGATCCGCGCGTTCGGCACGGGGCCGCTCGCCCTGAACGCGTTCGGCGCCATCAAGGAGATCCAGGTCGACGGCTACTTCACCATCGACACCGGGCACATCGTCGCGTTCGAGCCGACGCTGTCGTTCTCGATCAAGCGCGTCGGCTCCTGGTTCTCGACATTCTTCTCGTCCGAGGGGTTGGTGTGCCGGTTCGCCGGAAGCGGCAAGCTGTACATCCAGACGCGCAACCCGAACGAGTTCGGCACCCTGATAGGAGCCAAGCTCCCGCCGCGGAACGGCTAG
- a CDS encoding clostripain-related cysteine peptidase, translating into MHARTTRLALFLVLVLTACGGKSPSYVVPPEDTDSDTDTDTDVDTDSDSDTDSDSDTDSDSDTDTDSDTDSDTDADSDGDTDTNTPPEGTWTLMFYFDGDNNLDEYLLEDANTLEQVDLPPWLTVILLLDRSSSGDWEGTRLYRIEQDTNPSAITSPRLADPTYLGLSDTGDGDELNMGDPATLEGFIDFAQASFPADNYGLFLSDHGDGWTKKALGGPADPVKGTCSDDTSGGDSLSVQTEIRPAIAGKGLDAIGFDACLMAMIEVAWALQDDAAYFVGSQRTEPAEGWDYAAWLTEWIDGGTDGARGLVAEEVNTYGAYYGSEWGITQSAIDLSLLPALGEAIDAFMAVDDPQDHLGSQIEWGTGIYDLGEIAEDAGNAALTAAIEDAVIENFAAGGSYSGLSILFEDSFPGDYTSTPFCLDTDWC; encoded by the coding sequence GTGCACGCACGGACGACTCGGCTGGCGCTCTTCCTCGTTCTGGTCCTGACCGCGTGCGGCGGCAAGTCGCCGTCGTACGTCGTCCCGCCCGAAGACACGGACTCCGACACGGACACGGACACGGACGTCGACACGGACTCGGACTCGGACACGGATTCGGACTCGGATACGGATTCGGACTCGGACACGGACACGGACTCGGACACGGATTCGGACACGGACGCGGATTCCGACGGCGACACGGACACGAACACGCCGCCCGAGGGCACGTGGACGCTGATGTTCTACTTCGACGGCGACAACAACCTGGACGAGTACCTTCTCGAAGACGCGAACACACTCGAGCAGGTCGACCTCCCGCCGTGGCTGACCGTCATCCTGCTCCTGGACCGATCGAGCTCGGGCGACTGGGAGGGGACGAGGCTGTACCGGATCGAACAGGATACGAACCCGTCGGCGATCACGTCGCCGCGGCTCGCGGATCCGACCTACCTCGGGCTCTCGGACACGGGCGACGGCGACGAGCTGAACATGGGGGATCCCGCGACGCTCGAGGGGTTCATCGACTTCGCGCAGGCGAGCTTCCCGGCTGACAACTACGGGTTGTTCCTCTCGGATCACGGCGACGGGTGGACGAAGAAGGCGCTCGGCGGGCCGGCGGACCCGGTCAAGGGGACCTGCTCGGACGACACCTCCGGCGGCGACAGCCTCTCGGTGCAGACCGAGATCCGGCCCGCGATCGCGGGAAAGGGGCTCGACGCGATCGGCTTCGATGCGTGCCTCATGGCGATGATCGAGGTGGCGTGGGCGCTCCAGGACGACGCGGCGTACTTCGTCGGCTCGCAGAGGACCGAGCCGGCCGAGGGGTGGGACTACGCCGCCTGGCTGACCGAGTGGATCGACGGCGGCACAGACGGCGCGCGCGGGCTCGTGGCGGAAGAGGTGAACACGTACGGCGCCTACTACGGCAGCGAGTGGGGGATCACGCAATCCGCGATCGACCTCTCGCTCCTCCCGGCGCTCGGGGAGGCGATCGACGCGTTCATGGCGGTGGACGATCCGCAGGATCACCTCGGCAGCCAGATCGAGTGGGGGACGGGCATCTACGACCTCGGCGAGATCGCGGAAGACGCGGGAAACGCGGCGCTCACGGCCGCGATCGAGGACGCCGTGATCGAGAACTTCGCGGCCGGCGGTTCGTACTCCGGGCTCTCCATCCTCTTCGAGGACAGCTTCCCCGGCGATTACACCTCCACCCCGTTCTGCCTCGACACCGACTGGTGTTGA
- a CDS encoding DUF362 domain-containing protein, translating into MVEKRSRRVSPGALTRREALALGLGGGLGLLAAGPAGVGAALAAGKRPGARVPPPGQVVRVRMPGMRDGIFPRPDAARRMVDAAVAALAGETDPGRAWLSFVSPTDRVAIKVNCLGTRMASTMREVAFAVAGAVRDAGVPDANILVFDMFASNMMGGRYTVQSNPSRMRVLAHADNPYQKAWRETGRARARFSDLLLWSTAVINVPPIKDHDLAGVTCCMKNMTFGTVEKPHLNHAIVNEAIARLWSLEEIRGRVRLNVVDGSTVLYDGGPKFNRAAHVSHESVYATTDPVAMDAIACELIELLRAENGLKTLAEVRRPPAYLELAAELGLGVADRRLVDLRTIDLPRYMGPSASRADEIVESGVDIT; encoded by the coding sequence ATGGTCGAGAAAAGGTCCAGGAGGGTCTCCCCCGGCGCCCTGACGCGCCGCGAGGCGCTCGCGCTCGGGCTCGGCGGCGGCCTCGGGCTGCTCGCGGCCGGGCCGGCGGGCGTCGGCGCCGCGCTCGCCGCGGGGAAGCGTCCGGGCGCCCGGGTCCCGCCGCCGGGCCAGGTCGTCCGCGTCCGCATGCCCGGGATGCGCGACGGGATCTTCCCGAGGCCGGACGCGGCGCGGCGGATGGTCGACGCCGCCGTCGCGGCGCTCGCCGGCGAGACCGATCCGGGGCGCGCGTGGCTCTCGTTCGTGAGCCCGACCGACCGGGTGGCGATAAAGGTCAACTGCCTCGGCACGCGCATGGCGTCGACGATGCGCGAGGTCGCGTTCGCGGTGGCGGGCGCGGTCCGCGACGCCGGCGTCCCGGACGCCAACATCCTCGTCTTCGACATGTTCGCGAGCAACATGATGGGCGGCCGCTACACGGTCCAGTCCAACCCGTCCCGGATGCGGGTGCTCGCCCACGCGGACAACCCCTACCAGAAGGCGTGGCGCGAGACCGGCAGGGCCCGCGCCCGCTTCTCGGATCTGCTCCTGTGGTCGACCGCCGTGATCAACGTGCCGCCCATCAAGGACCACGATCTCGCGGGCGTCACCTGCTGCATGAAGAACATGACCTTCGGGACCGTGGAGAAGCCGCACCTGAACCACGCGATCGTCAACGAGGCGATCGCGCGCCTGTGGTCGCTCGAGGAGATCCGCGGCCGCGTCCGCCTGAACGTCGTCGACGGCTCCACCGTCCTGTACGACGGCGGCCCCAAGTTCAACCGCGCGGCCCACGTCTCCCACGAGAGCGTCTACGCGACGACCGATCCGGTCGCGATGGACGCGATCGCCTGCGAGCTCATCGAGCTTTTGCGCGCGGAGAACGGGCTCAAGACGCTCGCGGAGGTGCGGCGCCCCCCCGCCTACCTCGAGCTCGCGGCCGAACTCGGCCTCGGCGTCGCGGATCGGCGGCTCGTCGATCTCCGCACGATCGATCTGCCCCGCTACATGGGCCCGTCCGCGTCCCGCGCGGACGAGATCGTAGAATCCGGCGTCGATATCACCTAA